A genome region from Streptomyces sp. NBC_01296 includes the following:
- a CDS encoding alpha/beta fold hydrolase: protein MDTVTVNGIQMEYEIRGSGEPVLFISPVLADGFLPLVAEPALAERHQLIRYHKRGWGGSTHTPAPVTIADHAADAIALLDRLGVGRVHVAGHSSGAAVAAQLAQDHSDRVATVALLELSLLSVPAGAAFFEQAAPAFEAYADGDAERAVRLFMPVVSGMDWDHCRTLLDERVPGSGAQAVKDADTFFGIELPSLAEWRFGPDQAAAIRPPVLSVLGSDTRPLWVEVAEFLRSNVPDVEEYVAEGVGHLLHIEQSRPVAAAMARFLERHPIAS, encoded by the coding sequence ATGGACACCGTCACCGTGAACGGCATCCAGATGGAGTACGAGATCCGCGGATCCGGTGAGCCGGTGCTGTTCATCAGCCCGGTCCTCGCCGACGGATTCCTGCCGCTCGTAGCCGAGCCGGCACTTGCCGAACGCCACCAGCTCATCCGCTACCACAAGCGGGGCTGGGGCGGCAGCACCCACACTCCCGCGCCGGTCACCATCGCCGACCACGCCGCCGACGCCATCGCGCTGCTCGACCGGCTCGGCGTCGGCCGCGTCCACGTGGCCGGGCACTCCAGCGGCGCGGCCGTCGCCGCCCAGCTCGCCCAGGACCACTCCGACCGTGTCGCCACGGTCGCGCTGCTGGAGCTCTCCCTGCTGTCGGTGCCCGCCGGCGCGGCGTTCTTCGAACAGGCGGCGCCGGCGTTCGAGGCGTACGCCGATGGGGACGCCGAACGGGCCGTGCGGCTGTTCATGCCCGTCGTCAGCGGGATGGACTGGGACCACTGCCGGACCCTGCTCGACGAGCGGGTACCAGGCAGCGGCGCGCAGGCGGTCAAGGACGCGGACACGTTCTTCGGGATCGAGCTCCCGTCCCTGGCCGAGTGGCGGTTCGGCCCTGATCAGGCCGCGGCGATCCGTCCGCCGGTGCTCTCCGTGCTCGGCAGCGACACCCGGCCGCTGTGGGTCGAAGTCGCCGAGTTCCTCCGCTCGAACGTGCCCGACGTGGAGGAGTACGTCGCCGAGGGCGTGGGCCACCTCCTCCACATCGAGCAGTCCCGACCGGTCGCCGCAGCAATGGCCCGGTTCCTCGAACGTCACCCCATCGCGTCCTGA
- a CDS encoding transcriptional regulator has protein sequence MTDATGDGTSALEQARGAAARGAWAEAYAGYASAQEAGELGPADLAEFAGVAYAAGHLDVSVETWERLHDELAGLGEDNGAAGAAVRVAMHLLFDTALMAPVRGWLRRAERLLDPAAATPAHAWFAAVRSYERLLSGDLDAARDWAGQAVATGLDTDPAAAAIGRVAQARLVIFDGDVERGLALLDDAGAATMSGDLDPLSTGVVYCELVCALQGLAQYDLAEQWTEAMERWAHTNAIGSIHGRCRVHRAEILRLRGRCAAAEEQVLLACDELRPYVRRELGWPLAELGRIRLRRGDPAGAQNALLAAHRLGWDPEPGLSLVRLADGDVGAAAATIREALIRPLPVPSKELPPTTGLRRAPLLAAQVEIAVAGADLETAREAVRELEDVADRFSSRALSASARQARGTVLLAAGDAAGASALLADAVRVWSEIGAPYETAQCRLRLADAHRVLGHHQAETLEREAARIEFERIAGTPAVDQSQPATTEPNTFGREGDYWRVVFDGRYMNIRDSKGMHHLARLLTAPGREFHVLDLVAADSEDPTVVGRLLHADDAGPLLDGRAKHMYRRRLTEIEDDIEEARADHDIGRQAQAEFERDFLVAELSRAVGLGGRDRRAGAASERARAAVTQAVRKAVGRLRDASPALGDHLDRTIRTGTYCAYLPDPRFPSPWTA, from the coding sequence GTGACCGATGCAACGGGCGATGGGACCAGCGCGCTGGAGCAGGCCAGGGGCGCCGCAGCACGGGGCGCGTGGGCGGAGGCCTACGCCGGCTACGCGTCGGCTCAGGAAGCGGGCGAGCTCGGCCCGGCGGATCTCGCCGAGTTCGCCGGCGTCGCGTATGCCGCAGGGCATCTCGACGTCTCGGTCGAGACGTGGGAGCGGCTCCATGACGAGCTGGCCGGCCTGGGCGAGGACAACGGCGCGGCCGGCGCCGCCGTGCGGGTGGCCATGCACCTGCTGTTCGACACCGCGCTCATGGCGCCGGTACGGGGGTGGCTCCGGCGTGCCGAACGCCTCCTCGACCCCGCCGCGGCGACCCCCGCGCACGCATGGTTCGCGGCGGTGCGCTCCTACGAACGTCTCCTCAGCGGCGACCTCGACGCCGCTCGCGACTGGGCCGGGCAGGCGGTCGCGACCGGCCTGGACACGGATCCGGCGGCAGCGGCGATCGGGCGGGTGGCCCAGGCGCGGCTGGTGATCTTCGACGGCGACGTCGAACGGGGTCTGGCACTGCTCGACGACGCCGGCGCGGCGACGATGTCCGGCGACCTCGACCCGCTCTCGACCGGGGTCGTCTACTGCGAGCTGGTGTGCGCGCTGCAGGGCCTCGCCCAGTACGACCTGGCCGAGCAGTGGACCGAAGCCATGGAGCGGTGGGCCCACACGAACGCGATCGGCAGCATCCACGGCCGGTGCCGCGTACACCGGGCAGAGATCCTGCGCCTGCGGGGTCGGTGCGCGGCCGCCGAGGAGCAGGTGCTCCTGGCGTGTGACGAGCTGCGTCCCTATGTGCGGCGCGAGCTGGGCTGGCCGCTGGCGGAGCTGGGCCGCATCCGGCTGCGGCGCGGGGATCCGGCCGGTGCGCAGAACGCGCTGCTCGCCGCCCACCGCCTCGGCTGGGATCCCGAGCCGGGGCTCTCGCTCGTCCGGCTCGCCGACGGCGACGTCGGCGCGGCGGCCGCCACGATCCGGGAGGCATTGATCCGGCCCCTGCCGGTTCCGTCGAAGGAGCTTCCCCCCACCACCGGGCTGCGCCGGGCGCCGCTGCTGGCCGCGCAGGTCGAGATCGCCGTGGCCGGCGCGGACCTGGAGACGGCGCGGGAGGCGGTCCGCGAGCTCGAGGACGTGGCCGACCGCTTCTCGAGCCGCGCGCTCAGCGCCTCGGCACGGCAGGCGCGCGGTACGGTCCTGCTCGCCGCGGGCGACGCGGCCGGCGCGTCGGCGCTGCTCGCCGATGCCGTCCGCGTCTGGAGCGAGATCGGCGCACCGTACGAGACGGCCCAGTGCCGGCTCCGGCTGGCGGACGCCCACCGCGTCCTCGGCCACCACCAGGCCGAGACCCTCGAGCGGGAAGCGGCGCGTATCGAGTTCGAGCGGATCGCGGGCACACCCGCCGTCGATCAGTCGCAGCCGGCCACGACCGAGCCGAACACGTTCGGCCGGGAAGGGGACTACTGGCGGGTCGTCTTCGACGGCAGGTACATGAACATCCGCGACAGCAAGGGCATGCACCACCTCGCCCGCCTGCTCACCGCGCCGGGACGGGAGTTCCACGTCCTCGACCTCGTCGCCGCCGACAGCGAGGACCCCACCGTCGTCGGCAGGCTGCTCCATGCCGACGACGCCGGTCCCCTCCTGGACGGCCGCGCCAAGCACATGTACCGCCGGCGGCTCACCGAGATCGAGGACGACATCGAGGAGGCCCGGGCCGACCACGACATCGGCAGGCAGGCGCAGGCCGAGTTCGAACGCGATTTCCTGGTCGCCGAACTCTCCCGTGCGGTCGGCCTCGGCGGACGCGACCGGCGTGCCGGTGCGGCGTCCGAACGGGCCCGGGCCGCGGTGACCCAGGCCGTGCGCAAGGCCGTCGGCCGTCTCCGTGATGCCTCTCCCGCGCTGGGTGACCACCTCGACCGCACCATCCGTACCGGGACCTACTGCGCCTACTTGCCCGACCCGCGCTTCCCTTCCCCGTGGACCGCATGA
- a CDS encoding RrF2 family transcriptional regulator, whose product MRLTRFTDLALRVLMRLAVAQADLPTTRDVAATMEVPYTHTAKVVARLQHLGLVEARRGRGGGLTLTAAGRAASVGGVVRELEGAGDVVDCDGTTPCPLRGACVLRGALRRAQEAFFAALDPLTVNDLVEAPTGPLLLGIAGGPPGRTETL is encoded by the coding sequence ATGCGGCTGACCCGATTCACCGACCTGGCGCTGCGCGTGCTGATGCGCCTGGCGGTCGCGCAGGCGGACCTCCCGACCACGCGCGACGTGGCGGCGACCATGGAGGTCCCGTACACGCACACGGCGAAAGTGGTCGCCAGGCTGCAGCACCTCGGCCTGGTCGAGGCGCGGCGCGGCCGCGGCGGCGGGCTCACCCTGACCGCCGCCGGGCGGGCCGCTTCGGTGGGCGGGGTGGTCCGCGAGCTGGAGGGTGCGGGCGACGTCGTGGACTGCGACGGCACCACCCCCTGCCCGTTGCGCGGCGCCTGCGTCCTGCGGGGCGCGCTACGCCGGGCCCAGGAGGCCTTCTTCGCCGCACTGGACCCGCTGACGGTGAACGACCTGGTCGAGGCGCCCACCGGCCCCCTGCTGCTGGGCATTGCGGGCGGCCCGCCGGGGCGGACCGAAACGCTCTGA
- a CDS encoding peptidoglycan recognition protein family protein: protein MSAPMSADRFIGALRNEGLTVVEVGAWRTHNRNHKGPWGPVNGVMIHHTVTHGTKFTVELCRDGDEALPGPLCHGVITKDGRVHLVGYGRANHAGLGDSDVLAAVIAEKRLPPDRHADTDGNRHFYGFECENLGDGDDPWPEVQLDAMARAAAAVCRVHGWTERSVIGHLEWQPGKPDPRGFTMAAFRARVGEHLK, encoded by the coding sequence ATGTCCGCACCCATGTCCGCGGACCGGTTCATCGGCGCACTGCGGAACGAGGGGCTGACCGTCGTCGAGGTCGGCGCCTGGCGCACCCACAACCGCAATCACAAGGGCCCGTGGGGCCCGGTGAACGGGGTGATGATCCACCACACCGTCACGCACGGCACCAAGTTCACCGTCGAGCTCTGCCGCGACGGCGACGAAGCCCTCCCCGGCCCGCTCTGCCACGGCGTGATCACCAAGGACGGCCGGGTCCACCTGGTCGGCTACGGCCGCGCCAACCACGCGGGGCTCGGCGACTCCGACGTCCTGGCGGCAGTCATCGCCGAGAAGCGGCTCCCGCCGGACCGCCACGCGGACACCGACGGCAACCGGCACTTCTACGGCTTCGAGTGCGAGAACCTCGGCGACGGCGACGACCCCTGGCCGGAGGTCCAACTCGACGCCATGGCCCGCGCGGCGGCAGCCGTCTGCCGGGTCCACGGCTGGACCGAACGCTCGGTGATCGGCCACCTCGAATGGCAGCCCGGCAAACCCGACCCGAGGGGCTTCACGATGGCCGCGTTCCGCGCCCGCGTCGGCGAACACCTGAAATAG
- a CDS encoding family 2 encapsulin nanocompartment cargo protein polyprenyl transferase, producing MGTTEAITTGEGQEAAALLERTRETVNPELRRTVGNLPGSMRRVAMYHFGWEHADGTPAAGNAGKAIRPALVLAAAQALRGPDAKTAEGAVRAAVAVELAHNFTLLHDDVIDKDTKRRGRPTAWTVFGIPDAIITGDAMMALALRLLAEDPHPASAQASARLATCVIELCAGQQADCAFEQRAYVSLDECLTMATAKTGALLGCACALGALYAGAGPDEVDAMDAFGREAGLAFQLIDDLIGIWGDPGHTGKPAGADLIARKKSLPVVAALTSGTAAGEQLAALYAGPMAEDDVRKAADAVDRAGGRDWAQAHAADRMGRAVQLLSRAVPDLGAAGGLLALAEFVTRRTR from the coding sequence ATGGGCACCACTGAGGCGATCACGACCGGCGAGGGGCAGGAGGCCGCGGCCCTGCTGGAGCGGACAAGAGAAACGGTCAACCCGGAACTGCGCCGCACCGTCGGGAACCTCCCGGGGTCGATGCGGCGCGTGGCGATGTACCACTTCGGCTGGGAGCACGCGGACGGCACCCCGGCCGCGGGCAACGCGGGCAAGGCCATCCGCCCCGCCCTCGTGCTCGCCGCCGCCCAGGCCCTGCGGGGCCCGGACGCCAAGACGGCCGAAGGCGCGGTACGGGCCGCGGTGGCCGTGGAGCTCGCGCACAACTTCACGCTGCTGCACGACGACGTCATCGACAAGGACACGAAGCGCCGGGGCCGGCCCACCGCCTGGACCGTCTTCGGGATACCGGACGCGATCATCACCGGCGACGCCATGATGGCGCTCGCGCTGCGGCTGCTCGCGGAGGATCCGCACCCCGCCTCGGCGCAGGCCTCGGCGCGGCTCGCGACCTGCGTCATCGAGCTGTGCGCCGGCCAGCAGGCGGACTGCGCCTTCGAGCAGCGCGCGTACGTCTCGCTCGACGAGTGCCTGACCATGGCGACGGCCAAGACCGGGGCCCTGCTGGGCTGCGCCTGTGCGCTCGGCGCGCTCTACGCCGGCGCCGGGCCGGACGAGGTCGACGCGATGGACGCCTTCGGGCGGGAGGCCGGGCTGGCCTTCCAGCTGATCGACGACCTGATCGGCATCTGGGGGGACCCGGGGCACACCGGCAAACCCGCCGGGGCCGATCTGATCGCGCGCAAGAAGTCCCTCCCGGTCGTGGCCGCCCTCACCTCGGGCACCGCGGCCGGCGAGCAGCTGGCGGCCCTGTACGCGGGTCCCATGGCCGAGGACGACGTACGCAAGGCCGCCGACGCGGTGGACCGGGCCGGCGGGCGCGACTGGGCGCAGGCCCATGCCGCGGACCGGATGGGCCGGGCGGTGCAGCTGCTGTCCCGCGCCGTGCCGGACCTGGGAGCGGCGGGCGGGCTGCTGGCGCTGGCGGAGTTCGTCACCCGGCGGACCCGGTGA
- a CDS encoding family 2B encapsulin nanocompartment shell protein yields the protein MSVQAGSEPEVQTPQRSLATSAARNLATTTKSAPQMQEITSRWLLKMLPWVSVQGGTYRVNRRLSYSVGDGRVEFIKTGTQVQVIPAELGELPLLRTYEDLDVLSELAQRCRQVDFEAGQELTSFGSTSDQVFLLAHGRIDQVGPGPYGEDAVLRTVADGAYFGEDSLVDEEAIWEYTARAVTSGTALVLSRQDFLLLADRVDSLRAHVEAQRSLPAQRTNKYGEAAIDLSAGHRGEAVLPGTFVDYEAKPREYELSIAQTVLRVHTRVADLYNQPMNQTEQQLRLTVEALRERQEHEMLNNRDFGLLHNADYDQRIQPHDGGPSPDDMDQLLSMRRGSKLFLAHPKAIAAFGRECNKRGLYPETIDIDGHRVPSWRGVPIFPSNKIPISDARTTSILCMRTGEDESGVIGLHQPGIPDEIEPSMSVRFMGISEQAIISYLVTAYFSAAVLVPDALGILENVEIARWR from the coding sequence ATGTCGGTCCAGGCAGGTTCCGAACCCGAGGTCCAGACACCGCAGCGGAGTCTTGCGACATCGGCCGCGCGGAACTTGGCAACCACGACCAAGTCCGCGCCGCAGATGCAGGAGATCACCTCGCGGTGGCTCCTGAAGATGCTCCCGTGGGTGTCCGTCCAGGGCGGCACGTACCGGGTGAACCGGCGGCTGAGCTACTCGGTCGGCGACGGACGCGTGGAGTTCATCAAGACCGGGACCCAGGTCCAGGTCATCCCGGCCGAGCTCGGCGAGCTCCCGCTGCTGCGCACCTACGAGGACCTGGACGTGCTCTCCGAGCTCGCCCAGCGGTGCCGGCAGGTCGACTTCGAGGCCGGCCAGGAGCTGACCTCCTTCGGGAGCACCTCCGACCAGGTGTTCCTGCTCGCCCATGGACGCATCGACCAGGTCGGCCCCGGCCCCTACGGCGAGGACGCGGTCCTGCGGACCGTCGCGGACGGCGCCTACTTCGGCGAGGACTCCCTCGTCGACGAGGAGGCGATCTGGGAGTACACCGCCCGCGCCGTCACCTCCGGCACCGCGCTCGTCCTGTCCCGGCAGGACTTCCTGCTCCTCGCCGACCGGGTCGACTCGCTGCGCGCGCACGTGGAGGCCCAGCGGTCCCTGCCGGCCCAGCGCACCAACAAGTACGGCGAGGCCGCGATCGACCTCTCCGCCGGCCACCGGGGCGAGGCCGTCCTCCCCGGCACCTTCGTGGACTACGAGGCCAAGCCGCGCGAGTACGAACTCTCCATTGCACAAACGGTCCTGCGGGTGCACACGCGCGTCGCCGACCTCTACAACCAGCCGATGAACCAGACCGAGCAGCAGTTGCGGCTCACGGTCGAAGCGCTGCGCGAGCGCCAGGAGCACGAGATGCTCAACAACCGCGACTTCGGACTGCTCCACAACGCCGACTACGACCAGCGCATCCAGCCGCACGACGGCGGGCCCAGCCCCGACGACATGGACCAGCTGCTCAGCATGCGGCGCGGCTCCAAACTGTTCCTCGCCCACCCCAAGGCCATCGCCGCCTTCGGCCGAGAGTGCAACAAGCGCGGCCTGTACCCGGAGACGATCGACATCGACGGGCACCGGGTGCCGTCCTGGCGCGGGGTGCCGATCTTCCCCTCCAACAAGATCCCGATCAGCGACGCCCGCACCACCTCCATCCTCTGCATGCGCACCGGCGAGGACGAGTCCGGCGTCATCGGCCTCCACCAGCCGGGGATCCCGGACGAGATCGAGCCGAGCATGTCGGTGCGCTTCATGGGCATCAGCGAGCAGGCGATCATCTCGTACCTGGTCACCGCCTACTTCTCGGCCGCGGTGCTCGTGCCGGACGCGCTCGGCATCCTGGAGAACGTCGAGATCGCCCGCTGGCGCTGA
- the snpA gene encoding snapalysin — MRHSRMSRKAVLATTVGLGLAAALGVVPTASAAPAPVGNAASYAAYEHSQENQDANRAFFEAVQRSVAEQRAANPAVLAVTVTYNTRNAPSFRSQISRSTQIWNSSVSNVKLQEVSSGGNFSYYEGNDSRGSYASTDGHGRGYIFLDYQQNQQYNSTRVTAHETGHVLGLPDHYSGPCSELMSGGGPGTSCQNPNPNSAERSRVDQLWRNGLAASGLGTKS; from the coding sequence ATGCGCCACTCCCGTATGTCCCGAAAGGCCGTACTGGCCACCACCGTCGGCCTCGGCCTCGCGGCCGCCCTCGGCGTGGTCCCCACCGCCAGCGCCGCCCCCGCCCCCGTCGGCAATGCCGCCAGCTACGCGGCGTACGAGCACTCGCAGGAGAACCAGGACGCCAACCGCGCCTTCTTCGAGGCCGTGCAGCGCTCGGTCGCCGAGCAGCGCGCCGCGAACCCGGCCGTCCTCGCGGTGACCGTCACGTACAACACGCGCAACGCGCCCAGCTTCCGCAGCCAGATATCCCGCTCCACGCAGATATGGAACAGCTCGGTCTCGAACGTGAAGCTGCAGGAGGTCTCCTCCGGCGGGAACTTCTCGTACTACGAGGGCAACGACTCGCGCGGTTCGTACGCGAGCACGGACGGCCACGGCCGGGGCTACATCTTCCTCGACTACCAGCAGAACCAGCAGTACAACTCCACCCGGGTGACCGCGCACGAGACCGGCCACGTGCTGGGTCTGCCGGACCACTACTCGGGCCCCTGCTCCGAGCTGATGTCGGGCGGCGGCCCGGGCACCTCGTGCCAGAACCCCAACCCGAACAGCGCGGAGCGCTCGCGCGTGGACCAGCTGTGGCGCAACGGGCTGGCCGCGTCGGGGCTGGGCACCAAGAGCTAG
- a CDS encoding LysR family transcriptional regulator, with product MELEVRHLRALCAIADAGSLHKAARQLGVSQPSLTTQLRRIERALDGELFLRERTGCRPTPFGRTVLGRARPLLAEMAALVAEARALARGPRLNIGSTANRAIPGWLRRIHRRMPDFETSLMVDVSANALLRMVASGQLDVAFVHEVEGSPLRVPAGLELRVLMEREPQFVSMSRDHPAARRPVVELQDLAADRWTVDPSVDGEWDGLRRVFAGAGLDPPVLHADYHTATSLIVSGEAVAPCQPTSGPRDDMAIRPLSGDPLAVRLLLATRPGAHAEVFEDLRAAYREAALRTPPYRAWLHHHASPLLAA from the coding sequence ATGGAGCTCGAGGTGAGGCACCTGCGCGCACTGTGCGCCATTGCCGACGCCGGCAGTCTGCACAAAGCCGCGCGGCAGCTCGGCGTGAGCCAGCCCTCCCTGACGACCCAGCTGCGCCGCATCGAACGCGCCCTGGACGGCGAGCTGTTCCTGCGTGAGCGCACCGGCTGCCGGCCCACCCCGTTCGGCCGCACGGTCCTGGGCCGGGCCCGCCCGCTGCTGGCCGAGATGGCCGCGCTCGTCGCCGAGGCCCGGGCGCTGGCCCGCGGGCCGCGGCTGAACATCGGCTCCACGGCCAACCGGGCGATACCGGGGTGGCTGCGCCGGATCCACCGCCGGATGCCGGACTTCGAGACCTCGCTGATGGTGGACGTGTCCGCCAACGCCCTGCTGCGGATGGTGGCTTCGGGGCAGCTGGACGTGGCGTTCGTCCACGAGGTGGAGGGCAGCCCGCTGCGGGTGCCGGCCGGGCTGGAGCTGCGGGTCCTGATGGAGCGGGAGCCGCAGTTCGTGTCGATGTCCCGGGACCATCCGGCGGCGCGCCGCCCGGTGGTGGAGTTACAGGACCTGGCGGCCGACCGGTGGACGGTCGACCCCTCCGTGGACGGCGAATGGGACGGCCTGCGCCGGGTGTTCGCCGGGGCCGGGCTGGACCCGCCCGTTCTGCACGCCGACTACCACACCGCGACCTCGCTGATCGTCTCCGGCGAGGCGGTGGCCCCCTGCCAGCCGACCTCCGGGCCGCGCGACGACATGGCGATACGGCCGCTGTCCGGCGACCCCCTCGCGGTCCGGCTGCTGCTGGCCACGCGGCCCGGAGCGCATGCCGAGGTCTTCGAGGACCTCCGGGCGGCCTACCGCGAAGCCGCCCTCCGCACGCCGCCGTACCGGGCCTGGCTCCACCACCACGCCAGCCCCCTCCTGGCGGCGTAG
- a CDS encoding GNAT family N-acetyltransferase produces the protein MALEIRQADQSDRDAVARLLDEAFRTDPVSSWVFPDPEHRAAVHGKFLGVFVDVALAEGRIDYAVDGSAAALWLRIPAGDPEGEAAEDEVPARMREVADPDNERCELVGRLTGAVHPTAEEHEYLLMIAVAPGRQGEGLGTELMRPVLERCDREGVPAYLEASSERSKGLYERLGWEFTGGAVQLPEGPLMWPMWRKPQGTTSSRTD, from the coding sequence GTGGCGCTGGAGATACGTCAGGCGGATCAGTCGGACCGGGACGCGGTGGCGCGGCTGCTCGACGAGGCCTTCCGCACCGACCCGGTGAGCAGCTGGGTCTTCCCGGACCCGGAGCACCGGGCCGCGGTGCACGGGAAGTTCCTGGGCGTCTTCGTGGACGTGGCGCTGGCAGAGGGCCGGATCGACTACGCGGTGGACGGCTCGGCGGCGGCGCTGTGGCTGCGGATCCCGGCCGGGGATCCGGAGGGGGAAGCCGCCGAGGACGAGGTCCCGGCGAGGATGCGCGAGGTCGCCGACCCCGACAACGAACGGTGCGAGCTGGTCGGCAGGCTGACGGGCGCGGTGCACCCGACCGCCGAGGAGCACGAGTACCTGCTGATGATCGCGGTCGCCCCGGGCCGACAGGGCGAGGGGCTCGGGACCGAGCTGATGCGGCCGGTGCTCGAGCGCTGCGACCGCGAGGGCGTGCCGGCGTACCTGGAGGCGAGCAGCGAGCGCAGCAAGGGGCTGTACGAGCGGCTCGGCTGGGAGTTCACGGGCGGGGCGGTGCAGCTGCCGGAGGGGCCGCTGATGTGGCCGATGTGGCGCAAGCCGCAGGGGACGACGTCATCCCGTACGGACTGA
- a CDS encoding globin domain-containing protein produces MLSAKSTETVRATLPAVGAAIGDIAELFYTKLFAAHPELLRDLFNRGNQNAGLQKQALAGSVAAFATHLVAHPDTRPDVMLHRIAHKHASLGVTRDQYPVVHRHLFAAIAEVLGEAVTPEVAEAWDEVYWLMANALIAIEERLHAEQQVIAGDVWRTWTVAARVEETADCTTFHLTPADGSPAPSFKPGQYVSVQVELADGARQIRQYSLSGAPGAPVRSITVKRVHGPAAAGPDGEVSNHLHARIATGDTLHVSAPYGDLVLRDSAAPVLLASAGIGCTPMLSMLAHLADTGHAAPVTVLHADRSPADHALRGDHRALTHKLPDASARFWYEADAEPGDGEGRLDLSDVPVAPGTTAYLCGPLPFMRAVRAQLLAKGVPAADVHYEVFGPDLWLASV; encoded by the coding sequence ATGCTGTCCGCGAAGTCGACCGAGACCGTACGTGCCACCCTGCCCGCTGTCGGCGCGGCCATCGGAGACATCGCGGAGCTCTTCTACACGAAGCTGTTCGCGGCCCACCCGGAGCTGCTGCGCGACCTGTTCAACCGCGGCAACCAGAACGCCGGCCTCCAGAAGCAGGCCCTCGCCGGCTCCGTCGCCGCCTTCGCGACCCATCTCGTCGCCCACCCGGACACCCGCCCCGACGTGATGCTGCACCGCATCGCGCACAAGCACGCCTCCCTCGGCGTCACCCGCGATCAGTACCCGGTCGTCCACCGCCACCTCTTCGCGGCGATCGCCGAGGTCCTCGGCGAAGCGGTCACCCCCGAGGTGGCCGAGGCCTGGGACGAGGTCTACTGGCTGATGGCCAACGCCCTGATCGCCATCGAGGAGCGGCTCCACGCCGAGCAGCAGGTCATCGCCGGCGACGTCTGGCGCACCTGGACGGTCGCCGCCCGCGTCGAGGAGACCGCCGACTGCACCACCTTCCACCTGACCCCGGCGGACGGCTCCCCGGCCCCCTCCTTCAAACCCGGCCAGTACGTCTCGGTCCAGGTCGAACTGGCCGACGGGGCCCGCCAGATACGCCAGTACAGCCTCTCCGGCGCCCCCGGCGCCCCGGTCCGCTCGATCACCGTCAAGCGGGTCCACGGCCCGGCGGCCGCGGGCCCCGACGGCGAGGTCTCGAACCACCTCCACGCCCGCATCGCGACCGGCGACACCCTGCACGTCTCGGCCCCGTACGGCGACCTGGTCCTGCGCGACTCCGCGGCCCCGGTCCTGCTCGCCTCGGCCGGGATCGGCTGCACCCCGATGCTGTCGATGCTGGCGCACCTCGCCGACACCGGCCACGCCGCCCCGGTGACCGTCCTGCACGCCGACCGCTCCCCCGCCGACCACGCGCTGCGCGGCGACCACCGGGCGCTGACGCACAAGCTGCCCGACGCCTCGGCCCGCTTCTGGTACGAGGCCGACGCCGAGCCGGGCGACGGCGAGGGCCGCCTCGACCTGTCGGACGTCCCGGTGGCCCCCGGCACCACGGCGTACCTGTGCGGGCCGCTCCCCTTCATGCGGGCCGTACGTGCGCAGCTGCTGGCCAAGGGGGTCCCCGCAGCAGATGTCCACTACGAGGTGTTCGGCCCGGACCTGTGGCTGGCGTCCGTGTAA